From Eretmochelys imbricata isolate rEreImb1 chromosome 17, rEreImb1.hap1, whole genome shotgun sequence, a single genomic window includes:
- the LOC144276552 gene encoding diazepam-binding inhibitor-like 5 has product MSQEEFEKAAAMVREMKVPISDQERLEIYSLYKQATIGDINIPCPAPTDVIGKAKWEAWNGHKGMSKADAMKNYIAKAEELKKKARS; this is encoded by the coding sequence ATGTCTCAGGAGGAATTTGAGAAAGCTGCTGCTATGGTCCGGGAAATGAAGGTGCCGATCTCAGACCAAGAAAGACTGGAGATTTACAGTCTCTACAAACAAGCCACCATTGGGGACATCAacatcccctgccctgctccaactGATGTAATAGGCAAAGCCAAATGGGAGGCCTGGAATGGACACAAAGGGATGAGCAAGGCTGATGCCATGAAGAATTACATTGCAAAAGCcgaagaactgaaaaaaaaagcacGTAGCTAA